A part of Eubacterium sp. AB3007 genomic DNA contains:
- a CDS encoding fibronectin type III domain-containing protein produces MSGKIARRGRALSVVMLCVAVIISFLPWSSGMNGYAFAGDTPETVEEAKAALDAAEGAKEKAEREKVTAENAYNDAKDAYDQAKAEADAAEKVAGEKEQAANNAVSALVTEKKQAYDTAEKTLKTAEAAYNEAKEKADKLRADMDNASTSKEEHETSIATLSTDIQSLKDDNVRKTEEKQSAEAEMESLNAKWMKDKANAAEKVKKAQSDYDNAGYQFINNKIDSLGSEFFTLEEMMDVCKGYTDAKFKESCTSNGKTVATIADAVNDASFKDILKSHCTYDNLMHAAKLIRKSNELRGKEGKSIFKVSYQLMGVAMMSNTFTAYSTGHTLYNKNGKTPQGYANTDSFWAIGPATTGNENLAYAYGYSMDQYDPYVGWYDEEKEALQKAVESGKWSGLSMDLSTREIWNNYPNLSSQTNAAGYGQVGHYLTLRNEEYTTTGAAFAENENAPNGWPMRATQSFNDDTKNAITVDQYENEVKAYFKSYQDALENAKAEQQALNDEPQALVDVKARISELENTITENNSAIESKQKTLKKEEAELEEVNKTIADLMQPLADAEQGEKDRLDEKDAATRERDLAKAESEKANGIDLANASTYSDYDHIKELVSEWETAKGTAAKKNAELTDKQSALTRAENDKNDKEKALLEAGTALQVAQNAYNEFFKLENAVVMAIPNQTYTGEAIEPALTIKDKGKTVTLKAGTDYTVSFKNNTNAGEATITIEGKGNYSGNQQVKFQIQPKEITEDMVSDIPIQTYSGKASKPQVTVAFNNDALTVGKDYNALFESNINAGEATVTISGTGNYTGTATKTFTIAPKAINVKSITVDPIPDQQLEEGKSSYEPTVTVKDGGVTLECDQDYKLDYVNSNEEGTATVTIVGQGNYGGTREVKFQIVDPAKLEVKKQLEEKITELESLNLKDYSAEDQKKIRQAISAAKEMLAKPACEISIDEFEGALSGLKTAKTNADTNLEKAKQQKLQPKKAAAPKKPAKVTLTKVKKGKGKLTVQWKRVAANTTGYQIQLKDKKSGQVKLVSVKQAKGKKIKKVVKGLKHKTKYTVMVRACNQSGKLISWGPWSKAKTGKVK; encoded by the coding sequence ATGTCAGGTAAGATTGCCAGACGAGGTAGGGCTCTTTCGGTGGTCATGCTTTGTGTTGCCGTGATCATCAGCTTTCTGCCGTGGAGCAGCGGAATGAACGGCTACGCGTTTGCCGGCGATACTCCGGAGACTGTGGAGGAAGCGAAGGCGGCGCTGGATGCGGCAGAGGGTGCGAAGGAAAAGGCGGAACGGGAGAAGGTTACCGCCGAGAACGCCTATAACGATGCCAAGGACGCCTATGACCAAGCTAAGGCAGAGGCCGATGCAGCGGAGAAGGTGGCAGGCGAGAAGGAACAGGCCGCAAACAATGCAGTGAGTGCGCTGGTGACAGAGAAGAAGCAGGCGTATGACACTGCAGAGAAGACCCTGAAGACAGCCGAGGCAGCATATAATGAAGCAAAGGAAAAGGCGGACAAACTCCGTGCGGACATGGATAATGCGAGTACCTCCAAAGAGGAGCATGAGACATCTATTGCGACGCTTTCTACGGATATTCAGTCCCTGAAGGATGACAATGTCCGGAAGACTGAGGAAAAGCAGAGTGCAGAAGCCGAGATGGAAAGTCTGAATGCCAAGTGGATGAAGGACAAAGCCAATGCTGCAGAGAAGGTGAAGAAGGCGCAGTCGGATTACGATAATGCCGGCTATCAGTTCATCAATAACAAGATCGACAGCCTAGGGAGTGAGTTCTTTACTTTGGAAGAAATGATGGACGTCTGCAAGGGCTATACGGACGCAAAATTCAAAGAATCATGCACTTCCAACGGAAAAACCGTCGCCACCATCGCAGATGCAGTAAACGATGCATCGTTCAAGGATATCCTGAAAAGCCATTGTACCTATGACAATCTGATGCATGCAGCAAAGCTGATCAGGAAATCCAATGAGCTACGAGGAAAGGAAGGTAAATCGATCTTCAAGGTGAGCTATCAGCTGATGGGTGTTGCCATGATGAGCAACACCTTCACCGCGTATTCCACAGGGCACACGTTGTATAACAAAAATGGGAAAACACCCCAAGGCTATGCGAATACGGATAGTTTCTGGGCGATCGGGCCTGCAACCACGGGGAACGAAAACCTGGCGTATGCGTATGGTTACTCGATGGATCAGTATGATCCGTACGTAGGCTGGTACGACGAAGAAAAAGAGGCCCTGCAAAAGGCAGTGGAATCAGGGAAATGGTCAGGCCTCAGTATGGATCTTAGCACCAGAGAAATTTGGAATAATTATCCAAATCTCTCGAGTCAGACCAATGCCGCTGGTTACGGCCAGGTGGGGCATTACCTGACACTCCGAAATGAAGAATACACCACAACGGGGGCCGCGTTTGCTGAGAATGAGAATGCGCCGAACGGTTGGCCGATGCGCGCCACGCAGTCTTTCAATGATGACACGAAGAATGCAATCACCGTAGATCAGTATGAGAATGAGGTGAAAGCGTATTTCAAGTCTTATCAGGATGCGCTGGAGAATGCGAAAGCAGAGCAGCAGGCACTGAATGATGAGCCACAGGCGTTGGTGGATGTGAAGGCGAGGATCTCGGAGTTGGAGAACACCATCACTGAGAATAACAGTGCCATCGAGAGCAAACAGAAAACACTGAAAAAGGAAGAGGCTGAGCTGGAGGAAGTCAATAAGACCATTGCCGATCTGATGCAGCCCCTGGCCGACGCAGAACAAGGCGAGAAGGATAGGCTTGATGAAAAGGATGCTGCCACCAGGGAAAGAGATCTGGCAAAGGCGGAGTCCGAGAAAGCAAATGGTATCGATCTGGCGAATGCGTCTACCTATAGTGATTATGATCACATAAAGGAACTCGTCAGCGAATGGGAGACAGCGAAGGGAACTGCCGCGAAGAAGAACGCTGAACTGACAGATAAGCAATCGGCGCTGACGAGAGCTGAAAATGACAAGAATGATAAGGAGAAAGCGCTGTTGGAGGCAGGCACTGCTCTTCAGGTTGCACAGAACGCCTATAACGAGTTCTTCAAACTGGAGAATGCGGTGGTCATGGCCATCCCGAATCAGACCTACACCGGTGAGGCGATCGAGCCTGCGCTGACCATAAAGGACAAGGGAAAGACAGTTACGCTGAAGGCCGGTACAGACTACACCGTTTCCTTCAAGAACAACACCAACGCCGGTGAAGCCACCATCACCATCGAAGGAAAAGGCAACTACTCCGGCAATCAGCAGGTGAAATTCCAGATTCAGCCGAAAGAGATCACCGAGGACATGGTCAGCGATATTCCGATCCAGACCTATAGCGGAAAGGCGAGCAAGCCGCAGGTCACTGTCGCCTTTAATAACGATGCACTGACGGTTGGCAAGGATTATAATGCTTTGTTCGAGAGTAACATCAACGCCGGCGAGGCCACCGTCACCATTAGCGGAACAGGAAACTACACTGGCACCGCTACAAAGACCTTTACCATTGCGCCCAAGGCCATCAACGTCAAGTCCATCACCGTGGATCCCATTCCGGATCAGCAGCTGGAGGAGGGCAAAAGCAGTTATGAGCCGACGGTAACCGTGAAAGACGGCGGCGTCACATTGGAGTGTGATCAGGACTATAAGTTGGATTACGTGAACAGTAATGAAGAGGGAACCGCCACCGTCACGATCGTTGGACAGGGCAACTACGGCGGCACCCGGGAAGTGAAGTTCCAGATCGTCGATCCGGCCAAGTTGGAAGTCAAGAAGCAGCTTGAGGAGAAGATCACTGAGCTGGAATCCCTCAACCTGAAGGACTACAGTGCCGAGGACCAGAAGAAGATCCGGCAGGCGATCAGCGCTGCCAAGGAGATGCTGGCGAAGCCGGCCTGCGAGATCTCCATCGATGAGTTCGAAGGAGCTTTGTCGGGGCTGAAGACGGCGAAGACGAACGCGGACACGAACCTGGAGAAGGCGAAGCAACAGAAACTACAGCCGAAGAAGGCTGCTGCGCCCAAAAAACCGGCTAAGGTGACCCTGACGAAGGTCAAGAAGGGCAAGGGTAAACTGACGGTCCAGTGGAAACGTGTGGCTGCCAACACCACCGGCTATCAGATCCAGTTGAAAGACAAGAAGTCCGGGCAGGTGAAACTCGTCTCGGTAAAGCAGGCGAAGGGTAAGAAGATCAAGAAGGTCGTCAAGGGGCTCAAGCATAAGACAAAATACACCGTCATGGTCAGAGCCTGCAACCAGTCAGGGAAACTGATCAGCTGGGGACCATGGTCCAAGGCGAAAACCGGCAAGGTGAAATGA
- the gap gene encoding type I glyceraldehyde-3-phosphate dehydrogenase — MSNKIKVGINGFGRIARVILRSLEMRDTDIEICGVNLHNADFKRMAYQVEYDSVFGRFMGDVEATDDGIRINGKDIHVFSEDDPADIDWASCGAEYVIESTGKFLTKMACSRHFLGGVKKVILTAPGKSADIPTFVMGVNHEEYDPATMTVVSNASCTTNCLAPLTKVINDAFGIEKALMSTIHASTAKQKPVDSNGGRDWRTGRSVFNNIIPSTTGAAKAVGRVIPELNGKMTGMSFRVPSNDVSVVDLTAELKTKTSYEEICKAIKEAAEGPMKGIIEYNNDELVSADLRGNFNTCIFDEKAGIMLDDSFVKLIAWYDNEWGYANKVIDLVSHVAHTDAAVLAAGEQVKKPLVATAAKHEAAEKKAAARK, encoded by the coding sequence ATGAGCAACAAGATCAAGGTAGGAATCAACGGATTCGGTCGTATCGCACGTGTCATTCTGCGCAGTCTGGAGATGAGAGACACAGATATCGAGATCTGCGGTGTCAACCTTCACAATGCGGACTTCAAGAGAATGGCCTATCAGGTGGAGTACGACTCAGTATTTGGACGTTTCATGGGCGATGTGGAAGCGACCGATGATGGCATCCGTATCAATGGCAAGGACATTCACGTGTTCTCTGAGGATGATCCGGCAGACATCGACTGGGCATCCTGCGGTGCAGAGTATGTGATCGAGTCCACCGGCAAGTTCCTGACCAAGATGGCTTGCTCCAGACATTTCCTGGGTGGTGTCAAGAAGGTCATCCTGACCGCTCCCGGAAAGTCTGCTGATATCCCGACCTTTGTCATGGGCGTCAACCATGAGGAGTATGATCCTGCTACCATGACCGTGGTCTCCAACGCCAGCTGCACCACCAACTGCCTGGCACCGCTGACCAAGGTCATCAACGACGCCTTTGGGATCGAGAAGGCTCTGATGTCCACCATCCACGCCTCCACCGCCAAGCAGAAGCCGGTAGACTCCAATGGAGGACGTGACTGGAGAACAGGTCGCTCCGTATTCAACAATATCATTCCTTCCACCACAGGTGCGGCCAAGGCGGTTGGAAGAGTTATCCCCGAACTGAACGGGAAGATGACCGGCATGAGCTTCCGCGTACCCAGCAACGACGTTTCTGTCGTCGACCTGACCGCTGAACTGAAGACCAAGACAAGCTATGAGGAAATCTGCAAGGCCATCAAGGAAGCGGCTGAGGGCCCCATGAAAGGCATTATCGAGTACAACAACGACGAGCTGGTATCCGCCGATCTTCGCGGAAACTTCAACACCTGCATCTTCGACGAGAAGGCAGGCATCATGCTGGATGACAGCTTTGTGAAACTCATCGCATGGTACGACAACGAGTGGGGCTATGCCAACAAGGTCATCGACCTGGTGAGCCACGTGGCGCACACCGATGCTGCTGTTCTGGCTGCCGGAGAGCAGGTAAAGAAGCCTCTGGTCGCCACCGCTGCCAAGCACGAGGCTGCCGAGAAGAAGGCCGCTGCCAGGAAATAA
- the feoB gene encoding ferrous iron transport protein B, whose product MTLRELKIGESAVITQVGGEGALRQHFLDMGVIPGAEVTVVKFAPLGDPMELQVHGYELTLRLADAEKIGIQKIEQRANKHERINHIESAAHPGLGETGHLYHDKASEDPLPEEALLTYALVGNQNCGKTTLFNQLTGSNQHVGNFPGVTVDRKDGAIKGYPKTLVTDLPGIYSMSPYSSEEIVSRSFVLEDSPVALINIVDATNIERNLYLTMQLLEMDIPMVVALNMMDEVAGNGGAIDVNGMEAMLGVPVVPISAAKNQGVDELVQHAIHIARYQEKPIPQDFCSKDDHGGAIHRAIHAVEHIIEDHTERQGLPLRFSTTKVIEGDPLILEQLHLDENEREMIEHVVLQMEAEGGMDRSAAIADMRFDFIERVCEATVQKPRESRERIRSEKLDRVLTGKWTAIPCFIGIMGLVFWLTFNVVGAWLQDLLAAGVEGLTGLMDGWLTALHINEAVHSLIIKGIFEGVGSVLSFLPIVVVMFFFLSIMEDSGYIARVAFFMDKLLRKIGLSGRSIVPMLIGFGCTVPAVMSTRTLPSRRDREMTILLTPFMSCSAKIPIYGFFVAAFFPGKGGLIMTGLYVLGVLVAILMALLFKRTLFRGEAVPFVMELPNYRLPSAGNVLRLMWEKAWDFITRAFSVILVATVIVWFLQSFDTHLNLVEDSSDSIMAILAGWLVPLFDPIGLGDWRIVTSLISGFMAKESVVATMQMLFGKSIATSISALAAASMLVFSLLYTPCVAAVASVRREMGTRWAISVVLWQCTVAWVFALGTKLICGAFL is encoded by the coding sequence ATGACATTACGAGAATTGAAGATCGGCGAGAGCGCAGTCATCACGCAGGTAGGTGGTGAGGGAGCGCTTCGCCAGCACTTTCTTGATATGGGAGTGATCCCCGGCGCTGAGGTAACCGTGGTAAAGTTTGCCCCGCTGGGAGATCCCATGGAACTTCAGGTCCACGGTTACGAGTTGACGCTTCGACTGGCGGATGCGGAGAAGATCGGTATTCAGAAGATCGAACAGCGCGCCAACAAGCATGAGCGCATCAATCACATTGAATCCGCGGCCCACCCAGGACTGGGGGAGACCGGCCACCTCTACCATGACAAAGCATCGGAGGACCCTCTTCCTGAAGAGGCCCTCCTTACTTATGCGCTGGTGGGGAACCAGAACTGCGGCAAGACGACCTTATTCAACCAGTTGACTGGATCCAACCAGCACGTGGGCAATTTCCCCGGAGTAACTGTCGACCGTAAGGATGGTGCCATCAAGGGATATCCAAAGACACTGGTGACGGACCTTCCGGGCATCTACTCCATGTCTCCCTACAGCAGTGAGGAGATCGTGTCCCGAAGTTTTGTGCTGGAGGACAGCCCGGTGGCGCTGATCAACATCGTGGACGCGACCAACATCGAGCGGAACCTCTACCTCACCATGCAACTTCTAGAGATGGATATCCCCATGGTGGTGGCACTGAACATGATGGACGAGGTGGCAGGCAACGGCGGTGCGATCGATGTGAACGGCATGGAGGCTATGCTAGGCGTGCCGGTAGTCCCAATCTCTGCGGCGAAGAACCAGGGTGTGGACGAGTTGGTGCAGCATGCGATCCACATCGCCCGCTATCAGGAGAAGCCCATCCCGCAGGATTTCTGCAGCAAGGACGACCACGGTGGCGCGATCCACAGGGCCATCCACGCGGTGGAACATATCATCGAAGACCATACGGAGCGACAGGGACTGCCCCTGCGGTTCAGCACCACCAAGGTCATCGAGGGAGACCCGCTGATCCTGGAACAACTTCACCTGGACGAGAACGAACGGGAGATGATCGAACACGTCGTTCTGCAGATGGAGGCGGAGGGAGGCATGGACCGAAGCGCTGCCATTGCGGATATGCGTTTTGATTTTATCGAGCGGGTGTGCGAGGCGACCGTGCAGAAGCCCAGAGAGAGCCGGGAACGGATCCGGTCAGAGAAACTGGATCGGGTGCTCACCGGGAAATGGACCGCCATCCCGTGTTTCATCGGGATCATGGGACTGGTGTTCTGGCTTACCTTCAACGTGGTAGGTGCGTGGCTGCAGGATCTGTTGGCCGCTGGGGTAGAGGGCCTGACAGGCCTCATGGACGGTTGGCTCACCGCCCTACACATCAACGAGGCAGTGCACAGTCTCATCATCAAAGGAATCTTTGAGGGAGTGGGGAGCGTTCTGAGCTTCTTGCCCATCGTGGTGGTGATGTTCTTCTTTCTTTCCATCATGGAGGATAGCGGCTACATTGCCAGGGTGGCATTTTTCATGGACAAACTGCTGCGAAAAATCGGACTCTCCGGCAGAAGCATTGTGCCCATGCTCATCGGGTTCGGATGCACGGTACCGGCGGTGATGTCTACTCGGACACTGCCCAGCCGGCGCGACAGGGAGATGACCATCCTGCTGACCCCCTTCATGAGCTGTTCTGCCAAGATCCCTATCTACGGGTTCTTCGTGGCAGCCTTCTTTCCAGGGAAAGGGGGCCTGATCATGACAGGTCTCTATGTGCTGGGGGTTCTGGTGGCCATATTGATGGCGCTACTTTTCAAGCGCACACTGTTTCGGGGGGAGGCGGTGCCCTTTGTGATGGAACTGCCGAACTACCGGCTGCCTAGCGCGGGAAATGTGCTCCGTCTCATGTGGGAGAAGGCTTGGGATTTCATCACCAGGGCTTTCAGTGTGATACTGGTGGCAACCGTGATCGTCTGGTTCCTGCAGAGTTTCGACACCCACCTGAATCTTGTGGAAGATTCTTCGGACAGCATCATGGCCATTCTGGCAGGATGGCTGGTGCCGCTATTCGATCCTATCGGTCTGGGCGATTGGCGCATCGTGACTTCGCTGATCAGTGGGTTTATGGCCAAGGAGAGCGTGGTGGCGACTATGCAGATGCTCTTCGGCAAGTCCATCGCCACGTCCATCTCGGCGCTGGCGGCGGCTTCCATGCTGGTGTTCTCTCTGCTGTATACTCCCTGTGTGGCGGCAGTAGCCTCTGTCCGCCGGGAGATGGGCACCCGCTGGGCCATAAGTGTGGTCCTGTGGCAGTGCACGGTGGCCTGGGTGTTTGCGCTGGGCACAAAGCTGATCTGCGGTGCGTTTCTGTAA
- a CDS encoding dipeptidase: MRVFDLHADTMMDIANRYALGEREVLSRRHLPHYRQGEVGALIYALWTTNTFGEFEEYLEDAEGSAQQVMIRLLARSFQELKATEGIEVATTAADIERIQAAGKVAVLLGLEGVYGFEGELGMFDVLYDLGFRHAMFTWNDDNEFAAGNEFSSEDYGLTDLGVQAVKRMEELGMLIDVSHVSEKTFWDIMENTSCPIMASHSNAWTLCPCSRNLKDDQLRAIAERGGVIGMNTWRGFIKPKDAPATVDDLAAHARYIADLIGPEHVGCGFDFANYFDDEDAMLPGLAHAGEAQGFVHALERAGFSDTEIQAICWDNAMRLISKVCR, encoded by the coding sequence ATGAGAGTTTTTGATTTACATGCAGATACGATGATGGACATCGCCAACCGGTATGCGCTGGGAGAGCGGGAGGTACTCAGCCGGCGCCACCTGCCTCACTACCGGCAGGGCGAAGTAGGGGCGCTGATCTACGCCCTGTGGACCACCAACACTTTTGGGGAATTCGAGGAATATCTGGAGGATGCGGAAGGCTCAGCCCAGCAGGTCATGATCCGCTTGCTGGCCCGTTCCTTCCAGGAATTGAAAGCCACGGAGGGCATCGAGGTGGCCACCACCGCGGCGGATATCGAGCGGATCCAGGCCGCCGGCAAGGTTGCGGTACTGCTTGGCCTGGAGGGGGTCTACGGCTTCGAAGGCGAACTGGGTATGTTCGACGTCCTCTACGATCTTGGCTTCCGCCACGCCATGTTCACCTGGAACGACGACAACGAGTTCGCCGCGGGCAATGAGTTTTCCTCTGAAGATTATGGACTCACCGATCTGGGCGTGCAGGCGGTAAAACGCATGGAGGAGCTGGGAATGCTCATCGACGTCTCCCATGTCAGCGAGAAGACCTTCTGGGACATCATGGAGAACACCTCCTGTCCCATCATGGCCTCCCATTCCAACGCTTGGACCCTCTGTCCGTGCTCCCGGAACCTGAAGGATGACCAGCTCCGAGCCATCGCCGAGCGGGGTGGTGTCATCGGCATGAACACCTGGCGAGGGTTCATCAAACCGAAGGATGCTCCCGCCACCGTAGACGATCTGGCCGCCCATGCCCGCTACATCGCAGACCTCATCGGCCCGGAGCACGTAGGCTGCGGGTTCGATTTCGCCAACTACTTCGACGATGAGGATGCCATGCTCCCGGGCCTGGCCCATGCAGGCGAGGCCCAGGGCTTTGTGCATGCACTGGAACGAGCGGGATTCTCCGACACTGAGATCCAGGCCATCTGCTGGGACAACGCCATGCGCCTGATCAGCAAAGTGTGTCGATAG